The DNA segment GGAGTCGAGGAGCCCAGCCGGGTCGCCGACCTCTTCCGGTTGCTCGGCGATGCCACCCGGACGCGCATGCTGTACGCGCTGCTCGAGGCCGGCGAGCTCTGCGTCTGCGACCTGGCCCGCGCGTGCGAGGTGAGCGAGACCGCCACCTCGCACGCGCTCCGGCTGCTCAGGACCGCCGGAATCGTGGCCAACAGACGGGCCGGCAGGAAGGTCTACTACCGGCTCGCCGACACC comes from the Luteitalea sp. genome and includes:
- a CDS encoding metalloregulator ArsR/SmtB family transcription factor, whose product is GVEEPSRVADLFRLLGDATRTRMLYALLEAGELCVCDLARACEVSETATSHALRLLRTAGIVANRRAGRKVYYRLADTHVRLLLDVSREHLRHGESAP